In Mastomys coucha isolate ucsf_1 unplaced genomic scaffold, UCSF_Mcou_1 pScaffold20, whole genome shotgun sequence, one DNA window encodes the following:
- the Ppp1r17 gene encoding protein phosphatase 1 regulatory subunit 17 — translation MSTEMMTTEPVQPLELSEDILDKLDPHCSPSDDLSDQFIKDCDLKKKPRKGKNVQDTLNVESDQKKPRRKDTPALHIPPFIPGVISEHLIKRYDVQERVPKGKTGPALHNTDMEQKRPRRKDTPALHMPPFVAGLTLLGDESTGVIMEDEEMDGDKLAI, via the exons ATGTCCACTGAGATGATGACCACTGAGCCAGTGCAGCCTCTGGAGCTTTCAGAAGACATACTAGACAAGCTCGACCCTCACTGCAGCCCCTCAG ATGATCTTTCCGACCAGTTCATTAAGGACTGTGACCTCAAAAAGAAGCCAAGGAAGGGGAAGAATGTACAGGACACTCTGAATGTTGAGTCAGATCAAAAGAAACCCAGAAGGAAAGATACACCAGCACTGCACATCCCACCATTCATACCAG GTGTGATTTCAGAACACTTAATTAAAAGATATGATGTTCAAGAGAGAGTTCCAAAGGGCAAAACAGGCCCAGCTCTTCATAATACTGACATGGAACAGAAAAGGCCAAGGAGAAAAGACACACCTGCACTGCACATGCCTCCCTTTGttgcag gCTTGACTCTGCTTGGGGATGAGAGCACCGGAGTGATTATGGAGGATGAAGAAATGGATGGTGACAAGCTAGCTATTTAA